The following DNA comes from Notolabrus celidotus isolate fNotCel1 chromosome 12, fNotCel1.pri, whole genome shotgun sequence.
TTTTGCAGATAATTACTGTTACATATTCAACTTTTTAATCATCCCAAATGAAAGTTcctgtatgtgtttatttttgttttgttttttacctcTGTCCCACTACAGTGCAGAGGACgatctgctctgaagtctgcaTCTATCTGATGGTTCTGTGTACTCCAATTACTCTACATCAATGACCTGagactgtgattggaaccatgCGTTTAGTCAATGTTTGCATATTATTGTATGACATCATTTTACACCCTAACAGGCCAGCATTATGGTGAATACTGCCGTGTTTGTTCTGCTCAGCCAGCTACAGCTAAGCCTGTCCTGCACTTACAAACCTACATACATGGATGCTGCATTGCAACATGACTTCTGAGGTGGTGAGATCATCTGCAGTGAATTTCAATCATGACGTGATGATGGAAAGCAAACAGCTTATTTTTATGTTCATGTTTTGAACGTATGTGATGTGTGGTTTTACAGGCAACGGTGACTTTTAGCAGTTTTCAGTCAGCTCATAGGTTGTTCGGCTATCCCTCCACAGAGGATGCACAGGGCAGTAAAAAGAAAGGGCATAAAgggggagagaaaaaggagTGAAAGACTGTGAGAGAAGAGGCGAGAGTGACACCTTCACACCCGGTCGTCAGTTTGCTTGTAGGCCTCCTTTATCGTCCCCCTCTCGGTTCTGGTGTTTGGTTTTCAGGCTGTGAAATCTAAGCCAGGCCGAGCAGAGTcaccagggggatgaaagacAGAGGGCAGAGACGaggggatgagagagagaagaggttgGGAAAgacccggggggggggggggggggtggggtggagAGTGCGGGAGAGATTTCATCGGACAGGAGACGGATAGCTTTGCAAAAATATGGTCTCATCCATCAAAATCTCAGTGACGTCAGTGGGATTTCAAGATCAAGAGGTTTgtgcaaaaatacatttcacaagaGCTAATAAAAGCCAAACAGACGTTTTTTTTCATgacatcacattttttatttcactaaaGGTTTTTCACATCTCAAAACAGTTTCTTATAGTTTTCTCTATTTACAAATTTACAtataaacattttacaaaataatacaagtGTGTTTAACAAGGAAACAAACAACTGTGAAAGGATTCTGGGGAGTTTGAGGTTTGACAAAATGTGAGAAGGATCACATCTGCACATCTGCCAGTGTACCACGATACAGACAAAGACAGCGGAAGTGAGTGAATAACCATAAAACTGAGGAAGCTCAGCTCCCCAAAAGCCCTGTTAGTTTGGAAAGTTTCTTCTATCAGTGGCTCTCAACCTTAGGGCAAGATATAAAAGACTTGTGAGAACTATGCATtgcaataaataatatatatttccatTCTAATGGTATTCTGAAGTAAAAGGTAGAAAAagatttgataaataaatattaatctgCATGAGCAGAATTGGGCAATGCATTTACAGGCTTAAAgccaaaaaaacagaagaaaggaaagactgAGAACCACTGGTTTGAATTAAACCATTGTCTTGTGTTGTTCTGTAACTAAACTAGAAAATATTAAGTCAGATATGTTCAGAgcattaaataaaatgcatcagAGTGAATGTGACAGTGCTGCTTTTACAGATTTGAGGATTGTTAACAGGGAGCTGAGTGCTACACGACAACATGACAACAATCCTACAAAATGTAAACCACTTTGGCAGTAGCAGACAACATTTCCATTACACGGACATAATAATTTCTCTACATGTAGAGGAGGAAAATGGTATAGGAGTTGGAGATTAGGAGAACAATGCACTTCTGTACCAATAGGGTTGAGGGTTGAAGACACAGGAtaacaaagacattttaatCCTCTTTTGATTTTCACTATGATATTAATACATGAAGTATTTTGATGCGTTTGCTTGAAGTTTTTTGTTCATCACGGCTGAAATGAGTCCTTAAATGAGAACCTAATCCTCATtataaagttgtaaaaaaaaaatctgaggtcCTCTTCTTGGAACGATCCACGTCCCACGAACACGCACACacgaacacaaaaacacactcacaaaactGTCCATGCTTGTATAAAAAGTCTGTATAAAAAATCTCTGCGTGTCCATGGTCCCAATGACCAGCATTGAGTCAGTATTGTCTCTAGTGATAGCAGCTTCATTGTAGCATGAGTGCTAATAAGACTGGGATCATTGTGAAGAGGAGCGAAAAGGAGACCAGCTGTGCTCCTGAACTGCCAATACTCCTCTGCACGTTTGGCTCCATCACAGCAGGGTCATCtaagggaagaaaaagagaaggattAAATTTCATTATTCCAGCTTTGTAAACACACCCAGCTGAGCTCCTCTCAGTCGTAGGGCTGACCGCTGTGACTGTTATGTATCTGTCTGagattttgttttgatgagTCCTCACCTGCTGGGAGCCGGTTTGAAGGGTTGTGAACTCCTCCTAAAGCAGGGAACTTCACTTTTCCTGCATCCATGCTTTTTACTGTGTCATCAGCCTTGGCTTTATCTACGTGGTTCTTTGCAGAGCCTTTGTGCCCGATGACATCCACTTTCAACCGGAGACAATCCTGGCCATGGTGATGCATTGGCTTTGCTatgtaaagacaaaaataagagGAAGGTTTAGAACACAGAACCAGTCAGGTTAACAATAAGACACCAAATTGACTTGTGTTTTGTGAGACTTACAGATATAGTAATAGCTTTCTCCTTGTCTGAACTCTTTGCCCAGGGTAAAGGGAGTATAACGCTGGAATTTCTCAGAGAATTTCTCAGGGACGTGGGCAGCGAATGGCCGTGAGCACTCCCAACGCAGCTGGTCAAAGGAGTGCGGTTTGCACACGTCGTAATCCTCTTTCTCTACCATGTAGAGTACGTAGCGCTCAGCTGCATGCAGTGACACTTCGCCGTGGGTGTAGTGGGGGCAGATGATGTCCAGATAGTCATTGATACGCACTTCCACTGTGTAGTCATCCCATAAGAAGCTGCAgggagaaaggaagaaggaggaggttATTGACGAATGTCCTCAGAAAGCATGAAAACATCTAATAAAGGGAAATATCGTCCGTTACGATTTCACACACGTGTTCCAATCCACACACCCAGACAACTTGGCTCACACAACATGCGTGTCAAGAATAATAATGAGgcttaatcacacacacacacttactcacaCACGTTACCACACAGGTAAAGCTGCTTGGGTGCAATCCAGGAACCACGTGagggtgtttttgttgatttgtttttacagtgtacTTGTGCAAACCAGTCGCTgtgacagatttagaaaaagcAGGATCTTGCCCGACTAGTTCACTTTGTTtatgcacaaaaaaacacacctaGAACCTCATAAAGCCGCACCACCATCCCTAACCCACACCTTTTTCCTGCTCTAACCAACGTTTTGCCTTCAGCACAGATTTATGCCTCAGCTGTTCGCACGAAGATGAGATTTGAAATGACAGCTTATCACCAGGCAATTTATCTTTTCGCCTTTAGTGCTAGTCCACTTTTATGTTTGTTCATCTCCTTCCGTTGAGTCTTTCTAAACTGTTGTCTTCACCTGGGTGTTTGATGATTACTGTTGAGGCTCCTGACACCAATTTATTGTCTCTATCTGTATCTCTGACTCCCTATTTCACTGTGACTGCTTCAAAGACACGGAGTAGAGACAGTCAGGctgtcgctctctctctcttttcatctttaCCCTTCATTTAGTTTTATGACCCCTTTTCAGCCTCCCTGTCTCCTCTGTGCTCACGTCTTAGACTTGTCCCCCACCCCTGTGACATAACGAAGCGTAGGGGCAGAAAAGAGCTCAGTTTTGAAGACAATCATTCAAGTTATCCTTCATTTTGACGTCAGTATAACTTTTTTGctcaaagagagaaacaacaatTCCAAAGCTATCTTCACTTTCAATTTCGGATATGTTTTTCCTTTAAAGTAAACATGGTTCAGGTAAGCTGAAACATAAGACATGCGACTAGCTAGTATGTTGCTACTGCTAATGATGAATGATTGATACCGTGTAGAACTCCTATTACAACCTCAGGGGCCACCAGACTCTAATCCTTAAATGAAACTGTTTGAACTGAGTGACAGTCTGTTTTTCGTGTCTTGTGGTGAGTGAAAGTGACAGGAAAACAgctcctgtctgtctgcaattgtttatgtgtgttgaaagtgtgtgtgtacccAGCATCAAAGCCTGGGACGTGGTGGCTCTTGCCCCCCCTCTTGTTGTTGTGGCTACTGTCAGGACCCCCTGGCCAAGTCACAGACACACTGGCTCCAAACATGGGCCTCTAACCCCTCCTTgctcccctctgtgtgtgtgtgtgtgtgtgtgtgtgtgtatcagttaGTGCTACCCTACCTGTCAAAACACGCTTTGTTAGCGGAGCACAGCTCTGTACTTGTTATCCAGTGCTAACAGGCTAAACACCACCCTCCACTCGCAATCactgctttctctctcacagAAAAGCCTCTTTGTGAGTGTGTACCCTCCTGTGCAGGTGTGTGcgcctttgtttgtgtgtgtgtgtttgtgagggtAAGTGTTTCATtgaaaggagaagaggaactgCCTGTAGCAGCCTAATTGGCTAAATAATCTTTACTCTCATCTTGTTCCTTTAAGCTTTGTTGTCTTTGAGTCAGACCGGTAATAAGAGAGTTGGAGGAAACAAGAAAGCTCGGGGTTCTCTAGTTGCTCCCTCTGAAGTAAGAAAGAGTTTCAAATTGTATAGGGTTCACTTTTTTCCCACCGTGTATCCTTAGAAACACAGCTTGTCAAAAgctaacaaaaacagacagattctGTTGCTAATTTCATTCAGGAGTCATGCTTTTAAGAAAACTCTCCTTTTATCCCCCTcatttcccctcctcctcatcctctcccaTATTGGTCGGGCTAATTAAAAGCTGTTAGGGGTCTGGGGCCAACGTGTTCTCTAgaaaaggaggggaggaggaatgAATAGGGTGTAATTATACCCATACCTTCCCTAGAGACAGAGCGCCTGAAGGCTACAGGGCCCCCTGCAACCTCTGTGCCCTGTCCCCTGCGGAGCTTTCGCTGCTCTTACTGCTGGGATTGCACACTGAATGTGTGCTAATACGGCTGAGGGTGTATTTTTTACTAGTTTAATAGTTGCATTTGcccatatttgtttattttgttatctttatTTGCCCACAAGTCAAAGAACAGGGAAAACTCTACCCCATTTCTCTATTGTGCTCTCCTCTTGTTCTCGTCAAGGCTCCCCTGGTCCTGCAGACTCTGGTATCTCCCTGCGTCTCTTCTCGCCTCCTCCAGCTGACAGTTCTCGGGAGGGTGAGAGTCACATTAACGTGATAGCTGTGTAAGAGAGCGAGGGCCAGGTGTGTGAGACGTTGCAGACCTACTTTTCACACTGCTTCATCTtcccgtgtgtgtgtttgtctctgcctgcctgcatgtatgtgtgtgtgtatgttttcatGGATGAGGGATCCTCTGAAGACCTTTATTCAGGGCGTCTCATGCCGCAGGCTCATGAACACATCTGTTTATCAAGGCCTACTGAAGCCTCTTGTGTGTTTGGAGCCTGTGTGTCTAAGAGTGTTTTCTTGCATGTGGCTGAGGTGAAGGTAAACAGGGAGGGTTGAAGGTGGTTGTAGATCTTCCTCCATGCTAGACAAAAGGTCATTCCTCACTTCAGAGCTACTCTAGCTTTTGCGTAAGTgtacaaggtgtgtgtgtgtgtgtgtgcatgtgtctgaatgtgtgttcTAAAGGTCCAAAAGTGAATGTAGGTGACTTCTTCCACACTTAGTCTTAGTTGTTTAAGCTTTGAAGTCTTACCATTGTCCTTGCACTGCACTTCCACCTCTTCTCTTGTCTTTCTTCCTGCTATCCTCTCTTTTACTTCACTTTTCAACCCCCCCTTGACAACCCCACTGTCCCCCATTTGTCCCCCGAGCCCTCGCTGTTTTCCCTCAAACATCTGACACAGGAGCTCTTGTCTTCCTCCGTCTCTCCGGGGAGAGGTTCAAACTGGCAGCCAGGGTCGCAGGGTTAGAGTTCAGGGTCGCAACTTCTCACACTACACGCTCTAGCATCTGAGTcagcactacacacacacacaaacactgtgcaAGTCAGCAGCAATGAAACACTAAACAgatgcacccacacacaccaccaGCACCATTTTCTCTGCAGGTAATCAGTAGTAAGTGTGCACAAGCTGGAATGCTGCATCAGGGGGCTGTGGTTTGGACGGTTTTACTGTGTTCCCACTCATCAAATTTCCACACGCACTTTCTCTTACACTTTTACTTTGAGGTGTACACTTAATACCCTATTAATTTACTGTGGTATGGCACATTCACACCTCCTTTCACACCGGCTGAGGAGCTGTCAGTGGGTCTAATGGGTTTAACTGCTCACTAGTGGGATCCTCCATTAAAGCCAATCTAATATACACTGAAAAGTCTCTTTATATTAGCTTC
Coding sequences within:
- the efna1b gene encoding ephrin-A1b — its product is MDFACLVCLVLNIGAWFASAERHSVYWNSSNSLFLWDDYTVEVRINDYLDIICPHYTHGEVSLHAAERYVLYMVEKEDYDVCKPHSFDQLRWECSRPFAAHVPEKFSEKFQRYTPFTLGKEFRQGESYYYISKPMHHHGQDCLRLKVDVIGHKGSAKNHVDKAKADDTVKSMDAGKVKFPALGGVHNPSNRLPADDPAVMEPNVQRSIGSSGAQLVSFSLLFTMIPVLLALMLQ